A stretch of Miscanthus floridulus cultivar M001 chromosome 13, ASM1932011v1, whole genome shotgun sequence DNA encodes these proteins:
- the LOC136499010 gene encoding uncharacterized protein, whose product MVAANLSDQLELADGESGAAAVSVVVGKRKTAADPAKLADAADPEPAKLAAAAAPTPTPAKLADSADADKDALKPSTKLQHDNDYGVRLRVDETKLKEQGDSGIHLKE is encoded by the exons atgGTCGCCGCCAACCTCTCCGACCAGCTGGAGCTGGCGGACGGCGAGTCTGGGGCGGCCGCGGTGTCTGTCGTCGTCGGCAAGAGGAAGACCGCCGCCGACCCCGCCAAGCTCGCCGACGCCGCCGACCCCGAGCCCGCCaagctggccgccgccgccgcgcccacccccACCCCCGCCAAGCTCGCCGACTCCGCCGACGCGGACAAGGACGCGCTCAAGCCCTCCACCAAGCTGCAGCACGACAACGACTATG GTGTAAGACTAAGGGTGGATGAAACAAAGCTGAAGGAGCAAGGAGATAGTGGCATTCATCTCAAAGAGTAG